The window TCCGGGCGCGGCCGGGACGCACCGGGCGGTCGCCGCCGAGCCCGGGGATCAGTGTCTGCCCGCGGCGGGACAGCAGCGTCTGCGTCAGGCCGATCGCGAGCATCACGGACACCACCAGGAAACCGACCCACCAGATCGGCGGCAGCAGCACGCCCACCGCGCCGCCGAACACCCAGCCGAGCTGCAACACCGTCTCCGACCGGCCGAACGCCGACGCCCGGGACTCCTCGGGCAGGTCGTCCTGGATGACCGCGTCGAGGCTGTTCTTCGCCAGCGCGCTCGCGACCGCTCCGACCAGGCCGACTATCGCGGCGGCGGCGATTCCGGCGGTGAAGGCGGCGATGATCGTCGAGGCCAGCGCCCCCGCCACACAGCCGAGCACGACCTGCTCGGGCCGTCCGACATGGATGCGCGCGCCGATCGCGTTGCCCGCGAAGCTGCCCAGGCCCGCCGCGCCGGCGATGATGCCGAGCAGGAACAGCTGTTGGACGGCGTCGGTCTCGTTCTCCGCGCGGACCGCGAACGCGGCGAACATCATCAGGAACCCGGTGAGCACGCGGATCGTCCCGTTGCCCCAGAGCGACACCACGACATGGCGGCCCATGGGCTGGCGTTTGGGTTTGTCCGGGTGGGCGCTGATCGACGCGGGCACCTCGCCCTCGGTGACCTCGACCCACGCCGGGATGCGCAACGCCTGGAAGGCGCCCGCCAGGCAGATCGCCGTGGCGAACCACAGCGCGCCGGGGGAGCCGAAGATGTTGGCGAACAGGGCCGCGATCCCGCCGAACACCGCGCCCGCCGCGAGGCCGAACACGGTCAGCCGGGCGTTGGTCTTGGCGAGGGTGATCTCCGGTGGCAGCACTCTCGGGGTGACCGCCGCCTTGAGCACGGTGAACGATTTCGACAGGACCATCTTGCCCAGCGCCGCCGGGTAGAGCAGCCAGCTGTCGAAGTTGAACGCCATGATCACGCACATCAGCGCCTGACCCGCCGCGGCGGCGCACATGGCGAGCCTGCGGCCGCGCTGCAGCCGGTCGAGCATCGGGCCGATGACCGGCGCCAGCAGCGCGAACGGGGCCACGGTGATCAGCAGATAGAGGGCGACCTTGCCTTTGCTCTCACCGCTCGCGGCGGAGAAGAACAACGTGTTCGCCAAGGCCACGGCCAGCGCCGCGTCGCCCGCGTAGTTGAACATCGTCGCGTAGGTCAGCGCGGACAGGCCGGACTTGTCGGCGCCGTCGGCGTGGGCCGCGCGCTTGAACGCCGCGATGGCCTGGCCGGTGAGCTGCTTGCTGCGCAGCGCGGCGACCCGGGTGACGGTCAGCTTCTTCGGGTACTGCGGCGGTGGCGGCCGGTCGTCCGGGGGCGGGGTATCGCGTGGCGGTGGGTAGCCGCCGACGTCGCCGTAGGTCTCGTACTCGGGGTGTTCGAACCTGCGGGTCGGCGGGCGGCGGGCCGGGATGGCGTCGGTCGGCGGTTCCTCGCGGCGCCACGGCGGCACCGGCGGGGGCGTGCCGTGAGGGTCGTAGCCCCACCGCTTGTGGCCTTTCCGAGCCGCGTCTCGCGCGTCGCCCGGGCGGCCGCGGCCGGGTGGCGGGTGATCGGCGGAACCGGAGCGCATCACGTATCCATCCTGCCGTACTGGAGTGCTTCCGGGTGGTTAGACGTGCGAGGTCGTCAATGGATGCGCGACGAAAGTCTCAGCCGTCGAAGCGGATGCGGAACATCTTGGGCCAGAGCTTCCCGGTCACCAGGAACTCGTCGGTCCCGGGGACGTTCGCGATGCCGTTGAGGACGTCGGCGCCCGCCCGCTGCTCGCGCGGGAACAGGGCCGAGAGGTCGGCGACACCGGTGAGCCTGCCCGACGCCGGGTCGATGCGGACGATCTGGTCGGTCTGCCACACGTTCGCGTAGACCGCGCCGTCGACACACTCCAGTTCGTTGAGTCGCGTCACCGGCCCGTCCTCGCCCGCGACCCTGACCTCGCCACGCGGCTCGAAGGTGTCCGGGTCGCGGAAGGTGAGCTTGTCGGTGCCGTCGCTCATGACCAGCCTGCGGCCGCCGTCGTCGAAACAGAGCCCCCAACCCTCACCCTGGTACTCGACCCGGCGGCGTTCGGCGAAGTTCCCCCGGTCGCGCTCGATGGCCACGCCGTCCTGCCACGTGATCTGCCAGATGCGGTCGCCGACGACGGTGATGCCCTCGCCGAAGAACTCCGCGGGGAGCGCGCTGCGCTGCTTCACGGCCCCGGTGGTCGGGTCGGTCGCGCGGATCTCGGACTGGCCGACCAGGCCGGTGCCCTCGTAGAGGACACCGTCGACGAGTTCGAGGCCCTGGGTGAACGCGGCGGCGTCGTGGGGGCGGTCTTCCAGCACCTTGGGGGTCAGTTTCACGGCGCTCGCGGCCGGTGCCGGGGCGGGTTCGGTGGGCGCCGAACAGCCCGCGGCGAGGCAGGCCAGGGCCAGGGAGGCGGCGAGGCGACGGGCGATCACGGTTCTAGCGTGGCATGGCTGTCGAAGCCCTGATGGCCGTGGGGCACAATCGTGCGTGATGAGCCCGATGCCAGCACAAGAAGCCGTGACCGACCCCGCGCTGCTAGCGGCGGTCGACTTCGCGCGCGCCGCCGCCCAGGAACAGGCAGGCGCGGAGGTCGGAATTCACGTCGCGGCCGAGCCTGAGGACTCCAACGCCGTCACCCACCTCTTCGAAGCCGACAAACCCGGCTACCGGGGCTGGCGCTGGGCGGTCACCGTCTCGAGCGCGGGTCCGGACACGAAGGTGACGGTCAGCGAGGTCGTGCTGCTGCCCGGCCCCGACGCCCTCACGGCACCGCCCTGGGTGCCGTGGCAGGAGCGCGTGCAGGCGGGCGACCTCGGCGTCGGAGACCTGCTCCCGACCGCCCCCGACGACCCGCGGCTGGCGCCGTCGTACCTCGGCTCGGACGACCCGTACGTCGAGGAGACAGCCCTCGAGATCGGCCTCGGCCGCCCCCGGGTCATGTCCCGCCTGGGCCGCATCGAGGCCGCGGAACGCTGGCAGGCAAGCGACTTCGGCCCCGAAGCGGACATGGCCCGAAGCGCCCCCGCCCACTGCGGCACCTGCGCCTTCTACCTGCAGATCACCGGCGCCCTCGGCGCGGCCTTCGGCGTCTGCGGAAACGAGATCGCCCCCGCCGACGGCCGAGTCGTGCACGCCGAGTACGGCTGCGGCGCCCACTCGGAGGCGGAGGTCGAGCAGATCTCCCCAGTCCTCGTCGCCGACCTCATCTACGACGACGCCACCCTGGACTACGAGCCCGCGGAGCGCGCGACCAAACCGGCCGCGGAAATCACGCCCGCCGACGCTGCAGAAGGGGATGAGTCCGAGCCCACGGCAGCCAGCACCACCGGCTCCGACCAGCAGTTTCGCAACACCGACGACCAGGAATTCGCCGCCGCCGAGCCCGTCGTGGCCGAGGCTGCGGATGACGCTGAAGACCTGCCGGAAAGTGGTCTCACGCCTGCCGGAGACGGCTCGGGTGCTGATGAAGCTGATACGGACTCGATGGGCGGCCCGCCGGAATCGGTAACCGCCGTCCCAGTCGATGACGACCTGGCCGCGGATGTGGCGGCGGCTGACCAGTCGGACTCGGTGTCGGAGGAGACGGTGGTCGGCGATGTGGTCGAGCCCGTCACCGGTGAGGACGACGACGAGCCCGTGACCGGCATGGCCGTGGACGAGCCTGTGGTCGAAGAGCCGACCAGTGAGGCTCAGGCCCCGGCCGAGCTGGCTGAGATTGTGGTGCCCGACGTGGACGAGCCTGCGGCGGACGAGCTTTTGAACGCTGAGCAGGCCGCCGTCGACGAGCCCGCCGCCGCGGAGCCCGCGGGCGACGCTCCGGCTGAGGCCGTGGTGCCTGATGTGGATGGGTCTGGCGACGAGTCCGACCCGGTCGGGTGAGCGGGCTCGATCCGTTCGACACGGCCGCTCTCCGCGCGGCGGTGTTGTCGGCTTGGACCGCTTCCCCCACCCGGTTCCGCGAGGACGCCAACGCTGAGGAAGACCTCTACCTCGGCGGCTACCGCGACCGGCTCCTCGTCGAACTCGCGCAGAACGCCGCGGATGCCGCTGAGGGCAGCGGGGTCCTGCGGGTGTCCCTTGTGGACAACGAACTTCGGGCCGCGAACACCGGGCGGCCCTTGGACGCCGCCGGTGTGGCGGCCCTGGCCTCACTGCGGGCTTCGGCCAAGGCAGGCGGGGTCGGTCAGTTCGGTGTCGGCTTCGCCGCCGTCCTCGCGGTCACCGACGCGCCGCGGGTGGTTTCGGTTGGCGGGGGTGTCGCGTTCTCCGCGGACGACACCCGCGGTGCGGTGGCCGAGATTCCGGCCCTGGCCGCGCGGGTCGCCGAGCGGGCCGGGCGGGTACCCGTGCTCCGGCTCGTCTGGGCCGTGGACGAGACGCCGCCGTCCGGGTTCGCCACCGAGGTGCGGCTCCCGCTGCGCGCCGACGTCGACGGGGCCGCGCTGCTCGCCGGGTTCGCCGAGCAAGCCGTGGACCTGCTGCTGGCCCTCCCCGGCCTGCACCGCATCGAGATCGACGACGCCGTCTGGGAACGCGCCGAAGAACCGATCCAGCCCGCCGCCACAGCTGAGCAGTCGACCCCGGCACCCGCGCTCGACGAGTTCGGCTCCGCCGCGCAACGCCTTCCCGCGCCCACCACCGACGGCATCAGGCAGCCTGGCGAAGGCGCGCGGGTCGAGATCCGTGGCCCCGAAGGCGTTTCCGCCTGGCTGGTGTACCGGGTCGAAGGCACCCTCGGTCAAGACATTGCCGACACCCTCGGCGTCGAAGCCCGTCCACATTGGACCGCTTGCTGGGCCGTTCCCGTTGACAGCGACGGCATTCCGCGCCCGCAGGCCGCTGACGTCCTGCACGCGCCCACGCCGACCGATGACCGGCTCTCCCTCCCGGCCCGCCTCGTGGCGACGCTGCCGATCGAGCCCACGCGCAGGCGGGTGCGACCCGGGCCCGCCGCCGACGCGGTGCTGGCCGAGGCCGCGAAGGCGTACCCCGATCTCGTGCGGCTCGTCGACGACGAGTGGCGCACAACACTGGTGCCACAAGCCGGTTTCCCACTGTCCGAAGTGGACGACCGGCTCCGTGAGCTGCTCCTGGCCGAGCTGCGGCAAGCGGAATGGTTACCCGCCAAGGGCAAGTACCGCGCGCCCGCCCGGTCGAACGTGCTCGACGTCGAAGCCGAAGGGCTCGCCGAACTCCTGTCCGACGTCCTCCCTGATCTTCTCGACGGCGCGCTGTCCGCCCAGAAACACGCCGCTTCCCTTGCCGCGCTTGACGTTCCGCGTATCCGGCTGGCCGAGCTGGTCGAGCTGATCACCGGCATCACCCGCCCGCCGACCTGGTGGCGCGACCTGTACACCGCCCTCGCTCCCATCGTCGACACCGACCCCGGGGCGCGCGCCGAACTCGGTGGCCTCCCCGTTCCGCTGGCCGACGGCCGCACGCTCCCCGGCCCCCGCGGCACGGTTCTGCTCGACGGCGCCGCCGACCTGCTGGACCTGTTGGCGCACACCGAAGTCGGCGCGCTCCGAGTCGTCCACGCCGACGCCGCGCACCCGGTCCTGGAAAAGCTCGGCGCCCACGTCGGCGTGCCGATCGACGTCCTCGACGGGCTCCAGGAGACCGTCGAAAGCAGCCTCGACGACGCCGAGTCCGGTGTGGACACTTCCGGTCTGGTCTCGGTCGTGCTCCGCTTGGTCCGTGACTCCGGTGTCCGCGCGGGCGACAAGCCCTGGCTCGGTGCGTTGGCGCTGCCCGATTCCGTGGGTGACTGGCGCCGGGCCGACGAACTCGCGCTGCCCGGCTCGCCCCTGCTCGACGTGCTCGACGAGGACTCGCCGGTCGGTGTCCTCAGCGCCGATCTCGCCGCGCAGTGGCCCGAATCCGTCCTGATCGCGCTCGGCGTGCTCGACGCCTTCGCGCTGGTCGTCGACGAGAACCCCACCGGACCCGACCACGACCTGGCCGACGAAGCCGACTGGTGGGACGCCAGCCCAGACCCGCCCAGCCGGGTCATCGCCGTGCGCGACCTCGACCTCGTCACCGAGGACGCCTGGCCGCGCGCGCTGGCCCTGCTGGCGAGCGAACCCGACACCTGGCGGGCGCTGCACGAAGCCGGTGGCTACACCGGCTGGTGGATCTCCCGGCACGCCGTCATCGGCGGCGCCTCCCCCGGCGAGTGGCGGATGCCGGAAGCCCGGGAGCTGGCGGGACTCTACGACGAGGTGCCCGACATCGGTGTCGACCCGCGGGTCCTCGCCGCGATCGGCGTCCGCACCGAGCTGACGATCGACAGCCCCGAAGACGCCGAGGAACTGCTGGGAAGGCTCGGCGACCTTGACCGCGCGGTCAACCCCGGCACCGTCCTGCGCGCCCACGCCGCGCTCGCCGAGGCGGTCGTCGACGAGGTCCTCGAACCGGCCGACGTCCGCCCGCCCGCGGGTGTCCGCACGCTCGCCGGGACCGTGAAAGACGAGTGTTCCGTCCTCGACGCCCCCTGGCTGCTCGCGGTCGTCGGCGAGGACTCGGTCATCTCAGCCGGCCCCGACTTCGCCCTCGCCGAGGCCCTGGCGGACCTGCTCGACCTGCCGCTCGCGTCCGAAGAGGTCGGCGGAGAACCCGCGCCCGCGGGGGAGTTCGTGCCCTGGGCCGACCTGGGCGCCGTCGCGGCGGCGTGCGACCTGCTCGGGGTCGACGTGCCTGAAGGCGGCGCGATGGTCCACGACAAACTGGTCATCCAGTGCGCCGACGGCGACCACCCGGCGCCATGGTGGGTCCACGACGGCATCGCGCACTGCGAGGACACCCCGCAGGCACTGGCCCGCGCGCTGGCCTGGACGACGGACCGCTGGCTCGACCGGCACACCCTCGCCGAACTCATCGAGGACCCGGCCAACCACCTGATTTAGGTCCTGTCCTGCAAGTCCGGCACGCGGTATTCGCGCCCGGGCGGCCCCTGGCCGCACCGGCGCGAAGCCCAAGTACAACCCGGTACGAGCGGCTTCACGCCGGCGCGCCCAGGAACCACCCGGATCACGAATCCCGCGCACCGGACTTACAGGACAGGACCTAATCGACCTTCTGCGCGCCCTTGGAACCGCGAAGAGAAGCTCGACGCTGCCAAAACATGATCAGGGCACCTACGATGCCCAAAGCGGTGCCCGACACGGCCGTCCACAGCCACACCCGTGGAACCGTGTCGGCGATCAGCAGGGCGACCGCGGCGAGGAACCAGAGACCGGTGCCGACGTACACGATGGGACCCAGCGCCAGCAGCCGCCCCGGAAGCGGCGGCGGCGGACGCAGAGTCTGAGTGTGTTCCTCGGCCACATCCCGGAGGTTACGGCATGGCCGAACGTGAGCAGCACCGCGAAGCACCGGAGCAGGAACAGTCCAGCAAGTCCGCCCTGGACCGCTTCTTCAAAATCAGCGAACGCGGCTCGACCCCGGCCCGTGAGGTCCGCGGCGGGCTCGTCACGTTCGTCACGATGGCCTACATCATCGTCCTCAACCCGCTGATCATCGGCAGCTTCGCCGCGGACGACGCCGCCGCGCACCGGGACCTCTTCGGCGCGATCCTGCCGGTGAACCAGGTCGCCGCCGCCACGGCGCTGGTCGCGGGCGTGCTGACCATCCTCTTCGGACTCGTCGCGAACTACCCGTTCGCGCTGGCCACCGGCCTGGGCATCAACACCCTGGTCGCGGTCACCATCGCCCCGCAGATGACCTGGCCGGAAGCCATGGGCCTGGTCGTCATCAACGGCCTGGTCGTGCTGCTCCTGGTCGTCACCGGCGTGCGGACCGTCGTGTTCAACGCCGTGCCTCCCTCCCTCAAGTCGGCGATCGCGGTCGGCATCGGCCTGTTCATCGCCCTGATCGGACTGGTCGACGCCGGGTTCGTGCGCAGGCTGCCCGACTCGGCGAACACACCGGTCCCGGTCGGGCTCGGCATCAACGGCTCCATCGCGTCCTGGCCGACGCTGGTGTTCGTGGTCGGGCTGATCGTGATGGGCATCCTGGTCGCCAGGCGGGTCAAGGGCGCCATCCTGCTCGGCGTCCTCGCCGGGACGGTCCTCTCGATCGCCATCGAGGCGATCGTCAAGGCGGGCCCGTCGATGGGCACGAACCCGAAGGGCTGGAACCTCGGCTACCCGGCCCTGCCCGACACCGTCGTCGGCCTGCCCGACCTGTCGCTGCTCGGCGACATCTCGTTCGGCGCGTGGTGGCGGGTGCCCGCGATCACCGCCGCGCTGCTCGTGTTCACGTTGGTGCTGACCGACTTCTTCGACACCATCGGCACGATGACCGGTCTGGCCAAGGAAGCCGGTCTGATCAAAAAGGACGGTGAGCTGCCTGACGTCAGCAAGGCGCTGTTCGTCGACGGCCTCGGCGCCGTCGCGGGCGGTGCCGCGTCGACAAGTTCGAACACCGTCTACATCGAATCCGCCGCGGGCATCGCGGAAGGCGCGCGTACGGGCCTGGCCAACGTGGTCACCGGTCTGTTGTTCCTGCTGGCGATGTTCTTCACCCCGCTCTACCAAGTGGTGCCGATCGAGGCGGCGGCGCCCGCGCTGGTGGTGGTCGGGGCGATGATGATGGGCCAGATCCGGGAGATCGACTTCAGCGACTTCAGCATCGCGCTGCCCGCGTTCCTGACGATCGTGGTCATGCCGTTCACGTACTCGATCGCCAACGGCATCGGCGCGGGCTTCGTCAGCTACGTGCTGCTGCGCCTGGTCACCGGCCGCGCCCGCGGGGTGCATCCGCTGCTGTGGGTGGTGGCGGCGGCCTTCATCGTGTACTTCGCCATCGGCCCGATCCAGGCGGCGCTCGCCTAGCGCAGGCGGCGGGCGATGGCCGGGATCACGATCGCGGCGGCGACGAGGTGGGTCGACATCATCAGCAGCGTCGTGTCGGTGGCCGCGTCCGCGAGCACGTCGGGCACGAGTGACAGCGCGGTGAGCGCGATGGTGGTGCGGACGAACGCGGTGCGCGGGCGGTGAGCCTTGCGGGCCAGCACGAGCGCGAGGACCACGCCCATGGCCGAGAAGATGGCGGTCAGCACACCGAACCCCGTCACCGGGATCGGTGCTCCGCCGACGCTGAGGCTGATTCCGGCGCCCTCGCCCGCGGCGGCGAGGGCCGTGGTCGCGACCGCGGCGACGGCCGTGGCGGTCAGGCCGCTGATCACCAGTGGCTTCGCGGGAGCGGTGGTGATGGTGGTGACGGGTGCGGTGGTGGTGATGGACATCGTGGCCTCCGGTGAGTGTGGCGACCGGCCCGTTGCCGGTCTCTCACCTGGACGACGACCGGGCTCGACCTGAATCGACACCTCCGCAGGAGACTCACACGGTCGAGTGGCCCGTCACACGATCGAGTGCGCCCGGCGTTATTAGTGAGGTATGCTAACCATCATCGAGTCAGCCCCGGTCGGACGTGTGCTGACCACCTGAATCATGCGCGCGCGGCCGGGATCATCTACGGGATGGCGGTAACGCGAACCAGTGCAGACACACGCGGGTGACACCCGAGAGCAGCAGTCCGAACGCACCTCACAACTCCCCGCGCCACGGCTGCGCCCTGATCCCGCGCCCCCGGCTCTGTCTGGAACGTTCTCCTCCCTGCGGATTCGCAACTACCGGCTCTTCGCCGCCGGAAACCTCGCCTCGAACCTCGGCACCTGGATGCAGCGCATCGCCCAGGACTGGCTGGTGCTGGTGCTCAGCGGGCACAACCCGGTCGCGCTCGGGATCGCCGCCGCGCTGCAGTTCGCGCCGACGATCCTGCTCTCGCTGTGGGCGGGCGTGCTGGCCGACCGGCTGGACAAGCGCAAGCTGCTGATCGGCGTGCAGATCGGCGTCGCGGCGTGCGCGCTGGTGCTCGGCGTTCTCGACGTCACCGGCCTGGTCGAGGTCTGGCACGTCTACATCCTGTGCTTCGTCGTGGGGGTGTTCTTCGCGATCGAGGTGCCGGTCCGGCAGTCGTTCGTCGCCGAGATCGTCGGCCGGTCGCAGGTCACCAACGCCATCGCGCTCAACTCGACCGGGTTCAACCTCGCCCGGGTGGTCGGTCCGGCGATCGCCGGCTTGATGATCGTGCTGATCGGCACCGGCTGGCTGTTCCTCGCGAACGCCGTGCTGACGCTGGCCGTCGTCGGCAGCCTGTTCCGCATGCGGACCGCCGAGCTGCACCGCACGCCGAAGATCCCGCGTCAGCCGGGGCAGCTCATGGCAGGCCTGCGCTACGTGCGCAAACGCCCCGACATCATGACCGTGATGGTGCTCGTCTTCTTCGTGAGCACCTTCGGGATGACCTTCTTCGTGACTCTCGCGGTGGTCGCCGCAAACGTTTTCGGCAAGGACGCGGCCGGGTATGGCGTGCTGTCGACCGCCTTGGCTGTCGGCACCCTGGCGGGCGCGCTCCTCGCGGCCCGGCGCAGCTCGAACGGCCGCCCGCGGACCCGGCTGCTGCTCGGCGCGGCGTTCGCGTTCGGGGTGCTGGAGGTGGTGGTCGGCCTGATGCCGACGTACACGGCCTTCGCGATCGCCCTGTTCCCCGTCGGTTTGGCGCTGATGACCTTCATGACCACGGCGAACGCCACCGTGCAACTCGCCGTCGCGCCGGAGATGCGTGGCCGGGTGATGGGCCTCTACATGCTGGTCTTCCTGGGCGGCAATCCCGTGGGGGCGCCGATGGTGGGCTGGATGGCCCACCAGTGGGGCGCGCGGTCGCCGCTCTACATCGGCGGCTCGATCGCGGCACTGACCGCGGTGGCGTGCGGGGTGTTCCTCGTCCGCCGCGGCGGGGTCAAGCTGCCCGCGCCGAGATGGCGTCGACAACGGGTGTTGCGGAGGAAGTGAAGTTAGGCTAACCTAAGTCTCGTCGCCTCGTGGTGGGGGTGGCAGTCAGTTCGGGAACAGTGAGACCCCGCTCCGTGCGTCCGGAGCGGGGTCTCGCCGTTTCGGCGGGCGGCTTGTCGGAGCGGGCCCGCCTGGTCTGGTTACGCCGCCGGGACGGGCGGACGCAGGCCGTTGACGCCCGCGCGGGCCGCGTCGAACCGGGCGGCCACGTCGGCCCAGTTCACGATGTCCCACAGGCGATCGAGGTAGTCGACCTTCAGGTTCCTGTACTGCAGGTAGTACGCGTGCTCCCACGCGTCGAAGACCAGCAGCGGGGTGGTGGCGATCGACAGGTTCGAGTGGTGGTCCTTGAGCTGCTGGGTGATCAGCCGCTCGCCGACCGGGTCCCATGCGAGCACGCCCCATCCGGAGCCCTGGATGGTCGCGGACACCGCGCTGAGCTGGGCGCGCAGCCCGTCGAACGAGCCGAAGTGCTCGTCGGCGGCCGCGGCCAGCTCGCCGGTCGGCTTGTCGCCGCCGTCCGGGCTCAGGTTCTTCCACCACTGGTTGTGCAGCGTGTGGCCCGCCAGGTTGAAGGCCAGCGCGGCCTCCAGCCCGGCAATGGAGCCGAAGTCGCCCTGGTCGCGCGCCTCGGCGATCTTGTCCAGCGTGTCGTTCGCACCCTTCACGTAGGCGGCGTGGTGCTTGCCGTGGTGCAGTTCGTTGATCTCGGCGGTGATCACCGGTTCGAGCTGGTCGTAGTCGTAGTCCAGGTCGGGCAGGACGTAGGGAGCCACAACTCTCCTCGGGTGTTGTTGCCAGTCAGTTCTAACTGCAACTTACTGGCAACTAGCCGTTCGGTGTGGCCCGGGGTTGATCAGTCCTCCGGCCAGGTGTGGACCGGCTCGCCCTCGGCGCTGAGTTCGATGTAGCGGCGCAGCATCCCGGTGAGGGCGGCGTCGCGGTCCAGTCCGCGGGCTTCGAGGCGGGCGACCGCGGCGCGCTGCCAGGTCGACCCGGTGCGTCTGGACAGGCAGCGCTGCTCGATCACGCCGAGGTACCGCTCGCGCCAGAAGTCCGGCACGCCGCAGTCGATCAGCCCGTCGTGTGCCAGCGGCAGCAGCTTGCGCAGCACCAGCTCGTCCGGCGGGATCCAGCCCATGCCCGGCCAGTAGAGCTGGGCGTCGAAGGCATGCCGGGCACCGGAGTAGAGGTTCTCCTCGGCCGCCTGGAACGACATCTGTGTCCACACAGGACGCTCTTCGTTCGTCAGCGCGCGCTGGGCGCCGTAGAAGAAGGCGGCGTTGGCCATCAGGTCGATGACCGTGGGACCGGACGGCAGCACCCGGTTCTCCACGCGCAGGTGGGGGACGCCGTCCATGACGTCGTACACCGGGCGGTTCCAGCGCCAGATGGTGCCGTTGTGCAGGCGCAGCTCGGCGAGCCTGGGCGCCCGCCCGGAATCCAGCGCCTCGAACGGGTCCTCGTCGTCGACTTCCGGGAGCAGGCCGGGGAAGTAGCGCACGTTCTCCTCGAACAGGTCGAAGATCGACGTGATCCACCGCTCGCCGAACCACACCCGCGGCCGCACACCCTGGTTCTTGAGTTCCTGCGGCCGGGTGTCGGTGGCCTGCTGGAACAGC is drawn from Actinokineospora alba and contains these coding sequences:
- a CDS encoding superoxide dismutase, producing the protein MAPYVLPDLDYDYDQLEPVITAEINELHHGKHHAAYVKGANDTLDKIAEARDQGDFGSIAGLEAALAFNLAGHTLHNQWWKNLSPDGGDKPTGELAAAADEHFGSFDGLRAQLSAVSATIQGSGWGVLAWDPVGERLITQQLKDHHSNLSIATTPLLVFDAWEHAYYLQYRNLKVDYLDRLWDIVNWADVAARFDAARAGVNGLRPPVPAA
- a CDS encoding MFS transporter: MRPDPAPPALSGTFSSLRIRNYRLFAAGNLASNLGTWMQRIAQDWLVLVLSGHNPVALGIAAALQFAPTILLSLWAGVLADRLDKRKLLIGVQIGVAACALVLGVLDVTGLVEVWHVYILCFVVGVFFAIEVPVRQSFVAEIVGRSQVTNAIALNSTGFNLARVVGPAIAGLMIVLIGTGWLFLANAVLTLAVVGSLFRMRTAELHRTPKIPRQPGQLMAGLRYVRKRPDIMTVMVLVFFVSTFGMTFFVTLAVVAANVFGKDAAGYGVLSTALAVGTLAGALLAARRSSNGRPRTRLLLGAAFAFGVLEVVVGLMPTYTAFAIALFPVGLALMTFMTTANATVQLAVAPEMRGRVMGLYMLVFLGGNPVGAPMVGWMAHQWGARSPLYIGGSIAALTAVACGVFLVRRGGVKLPAPRWRRQRVLRRK
- a CDS encoding glutamate--cysteine ligase family protein; the encoded protein is MGHDITTDAFSQEDRQRYRQKVQRCLDALERMLNEGGFAESPPWMGLEIELSLVDSALRPAMLNTTVLEKIDDPSYTTELGQHNLELNVRPRPLRGDQTPDLETELRATLADAGEKAQDAGATLVMIGTLPTLRGEHFQSKWLSQSPRYRKLNDQIFAARGEEMLLNMEGTALPGQRVERLRSLQDSILAESACTSAQLHLQVPPDKFAPNWNAAQCLAGVQVALAANSPFLLRKALWHETRIPLFQQATDTRPQELKNQGVRPRVWFGERWITSIFDLFEENVRYFPGLLPEVDDEDPFEALDSGRAPRLAELRLHNGTIWRWNRPVYDVMDGVPHLRVENRVLPSGPTVIDLMANAAFFYGAQRALTNEERPVWTQMSFQAAEENLYSGARHAFDAQLYWPGMGWIPPDELVLRKLLPLAHDGLIDCGVPDFWRERYLGVIEQRCLSRRTGSTWQRAAVARLEARGLDRDAALTGMLRRYIELSAEGEPVHTWPED